The following proteins come from a genomic window of Vigna radiata var. radiata cultivar VC1973A unplaced genomic scaffold, Vradiata_ver6 scaffold_363, whole genome shotgun sequence:
- the LOC106779571 gene encoding dehydrogenase/reductase SDR family member 7 isoform X1 translates to MLVFFICVLLFFIFLYKFLTAYGDFTLMSKKQPKREEIEDKVVWITGASRGIGEILAKQLASLGAKLIISARNEVELSRVRTQLKGKHAPDEVKILPLDLSSGEDSLRIAVEKAESFFPDSGVDYMIHNAAFERPKTSILDVTEEGLKATFDVNVFGTIALTKLLTPFMLKRGHGHFVVMSSAAGKTPAPGQAVYSASKYALNGYFHTLRSELCQKGIRVTVVCPGPIETSNNAGSKVPSEKRVSSERCAELTIIAATHGLKEAWISYQPVLAVMYLVQYMPSVGYWLMDKVGKNRVEAAEKKGNTYSLSLLFGKKKAT, encoded by the exons ATGTTGGTGTTCTTCATTTGCGTATtgcttttcttcatctttttgtaCAAATTCCTCACTGCTTAtg GCGATTTCACTTTGATGTCTAAGAAGCAACCTAAACGcgaagaaattgaagataag GTTGTTTGGATTACTGGCGCTAGCCGTGGAATTG GGGAGATTTTGGCTAAACAGCTTGCAAGTTTAGGGGCCAAGCTTATAATCTCTGCGAGGAATGAAGTTGAGCTAAGCCGAGTAAGGACACAACTGAAAG GTAAGCATGCACCTGATGAAGTCAAGATTTTACCATTGGATTTATCCTCTGGAGAGGACTCTCTAAGGATAGCTGTTGAGAAAGCAGAATCCTTTTTTCCAGATTCCGGTGTTGATTACATGATCCATAATGCAGCTTTTGAGCGTCCT AAAACATCAATTTTAGATGTAACTGAGGAAGGTCTTAAG GCTACTTTTGATGTCAATGTTTTTGGGACAATAGCTCTTACAAAGCTCTTGACACCTTTCATGTTAAAGAGGGGGCATGGTCATTTTGTGGTG ATGAGTAGTGCAGCAGGAAAGACACCTGCCCCAGGTCAAGCTGTATACTCTGCTTCCAAATATGCGCTCAATGGTTACTTCCATACCTTGCGTTCAGAG CTCTGTCAGAAAGGGATCCGAGTAACTGTGGTCTGTCCTGGTCCAATAGAAACGTCAAATAATGCTGGATCAAAGGTTCCATCTGAG AAGCGTGTGTCATCTGAAAGGTGTGCGGAGCTGACTATCATTGCTGCAACCCATGGCTTAAAGGAAGCTTGGATATCATATCAG CCTGTGCTTGCTGTCATGTATCTTGTTCAGTACATGCCATCTGTTGGTTATTGGCTCATGGACAAG GTTGGCAAAAATCGAGTAGAAGCTGCTGAAAAGAAGGGAAACACATATTCTTTGAGCCTACTATTTGGAAAAAAGAAGGCCACTTGA
- the LOC106779570 gene encoding acyl carrier protein 2, mitochondrial, with translation MAASRSTLPLIKYLRVRVDALPRNSPLTLAPTVFLRRFCEEVRGSFLDKSEVADRVISCVKNFQKVDPAKVTPNAHFQNDLGLDSLDAVEIVMALEEEFGFEIPDNEADKINSIKHAVDFIASHPQAK, from the exons ATGGCGGCGAGTAGGAGCACTTTACCATTGATCAAATACCTGAGAGTGCGCGTCGACGCTCTTCCCCGCAACTCTCCGTTAACCCTCGCTCCCACCGTCTTCCTTCGCCGTTTTTGTGAAGAGGTTCGTGGCAGTTTTCTCGACAAGTCCGAGGTCGCAGATCGCGTCATCTCCTGCGTCAAAAACTTCCAGAAAGTCGACCCGGCCAAG GTTACCCCGAATGCTCACTTCCAGAATGACCTTGGATTGGATAGTTTGGATGCCGTAGAGATTGTGATGGCTCTTGAGGAAGAGTTTGGGTTTGAGATTCCTGATAATGAGGCTGACAAGATCAACTCTATTAAACATGCTGTGGACTTCATTGCATCCCATCCTCAGGCAAAGTAG
- the LOC106779571 gene encoding dehydrogenase/reductase SDR family member 7 isoform X2 translates to MSKKQPKREEIEDKVVWITGASRGIGEILAKQLASLGAKLIISARNEVELSRVRTQLKGKHAPDEVKILPLDLSSGEDSLRIAVEKAESFFPDSGVDYMIHNAAFERPKTSILDVTEEGLKATFDVNVFGTIALTKLLTPFMLKRGHGHFVVMSSAAGKTPAPGQAVYSASKYALNGYFHTLRSELCQKGIRVTVVCPGPIETSNNAGSKVPSEKRVSSERCAELTIIAATHGLKEAWISYQPVLAVMYLVQYMPSVGYWLMDKVGKNRVEAAEKKGNTYSLSLLFGKKKAT, encoded by the exons ATGTCTAAGAAGCAACCTAAACGcgaagaaattgaagataag GTTGTTTGGATTACTGGCGCTAGCCGTGGAATTG GGGAGATTTTGGCTAAACAGCTTGCAAGTTTAGGGGCCAAGCTTATAATCTCTGCGAGGAATGAAGTTGAGCTAAGCCGAGTAAGGACACAACTGAAAG GTAAGCATGCACCTGATGAAGTCAAGATTTTACCATTGGATTTATCCTCTGGAGAGGACTCTCTAAGGATAGCTGTTGAGAAAGCAGAATCCTTTTTTCCAGATTCCGGTGTTGATTACATGATCCATAATGCAGCTTTTGAGCGTCCT AAAACATCAATTTTAGATGTAACTGAGGAAGGTCTTAAG GCTACTTTTGATGTCAATGTTTTTGGGACAATAGCTCTTACAAAGCTCTTGACACCTTTCATGTTAAAGAGGGGGCATGGTCATTTTGTGGTG ATGAGTAGTGCAGCAGGAAAGACACCTGCCCCAGGTCAAGCTGTATACTCTGCTTCCAAATATGCGCTCAATGGTTACTTCCATACCTTGCGTTCAGAG CTCTGTCAGAAAGGGATCCGAGTAACTGTGGTCTGTCCTGGTCCAATAGAAACGTCAAATAATGCTGGATCAAAGGTTCCATCTGAG AAGCGTGTGTCATCTGAAAGGTGTGCGGAGCTGACTATCATTGCTGCAACCCATGGCTTAAAGGAAGCTTGGATATCATATCAG CCTGTGCTTGCTGTCATGTATCTTGTTCAGTACATGCCATCTGTTGGTTATTGGCTCATGGACAAG GTTGGCAAAAATCGAGTAGAAGCTGCTGAAAAGAAGGGAAACACATATTCTTTGAGCCTACTATTTGGAAAAAAGAAGGCCACTTGA